The Candidatus Schekmanbacteria bacterium genome segment CCTTCTCCCATAAATTTGTAATCTCCTTTTTTCTCATAAGATTTATGTAAATAATGTTTCCACTATACAAATCTTTGTAATATTTTCAATTGAAATTATACCCCTTAATATATGATAATAAGATACAAACAGAATATTTTATATCTCATTGATATATTAACTAATTTCTTGACTTTTAAATCTGAATAATGGATATGTTTTGTTCAACTTTTAAAAAATCGGATAATTCAATTGAAGCCAAAAAAGGAAAAGATAATCGATAGTGCCTTGAAATTGTTTGCTGAAAAAGGTTTCCATGAAACCCGAACAGCTGACCTTGCCCGTGATGCAAATGTTGGGGAAGGAACAATTTATCATTATTTTAGGAGCAAGGAAGAGCTCTTTCTTCGCGCCTTTGAGCAAAAGATGAAAGGCTTTGTCGGTAAATTTTTAAAATCAATTGGAAAATGTAAAACTCCTAATGAAAAAATCAAAAAGATAATCGAGTTTCACTTTCGGGAAATCGAAGCAAATAAAACACTCTTCAAAATCGTATTTCAAGAGCTTCCTGAAAAGGTGGATGCCCTAATGAGGCCTGAATACGGTCAGACAGGAATAATCTATGAAACGACAAAGAAGATAATAAAGGAAGGAAAAGAATCCGGTATTTTTGACTCCAGTATCGATGAAGACCTTGTTGTGCGGGCAATGTTTGGTATGATAAGAGAAATCTGCAGAAGCCGTTTATTGGGGCATAATGTGATGCCTTTAAAAAAGGTTACCAATTTTGCAGAAGAAATGTCAATGCGGCTGATTATGAAAAATAACAATCTTCATTAACTATTGATTTTCTCAACGAAAGACTTCAATTTTTTCGCAATTTCCGGCTTTTCTTTTTCAATTTGGGGAAGTTTTTCCAAGAATATATTTAGGATAACTCGCCCAACAGTAAAATGGTTGACATAACCGCTGTATAAAGTGTCCTGTGTAAGAGAAAAAAGATAATCGATCTCATCATCAGAAAACGCACTGAAACCAAACCCTTTAATAATGGGGCTTAAAAGAGATTCGTCGTTAAATTCAAAATGAGTATTCCAAAACTGATAATATTCATCAAATCCCTTCTCTCCTTCCAATTCCTTCTGAGCCGCTTTTGCCGCATTGAAACCGCACATTAAAGCTCCCTGATTATCGACCTCCATAAAAGCAGCGCTATCTCCTACAAAGATAGTTCTTTTCAAAAAAGGTTTTCTAATTGGAGAACGCATAATATGTGTGGTACCATGCACATCAATTATCTCCGCATCTTCAAACCATTCACTGAAATGGCTATTCTCTATAAAATTATCGAGAAGTGCCTTTGCGCTATAGTTTTTCTCACCAATCAACGGCAATCCCTGACTAATCTCATAAAGTATTTTGCCATCTTCTCCTATCGGCTTTGGAAGCATATATATAGCCCCTGTAGGCGATGCAGAACGGCCCATAAATGTTATCCACGAATTGGGGTAGGGGATCTTCGTTTTGTCCAAAACATAAGATACCACCTTTGAGGTAAAGAAATGTTTCCTATTTCTATTCAATCCCAAAATATCAACAATGTGTGAATTTACACCATCACACACAAGACAAAGCTTAGCCCTCAATTTGAATCTTCTGCCCTTTTCGACAACACTGACAATAACACCATCATCTTCCTCTTCGAGATTGCCTGCTACAGTTGAAGTCAGAATTTCAACTAATGATTCATCGATTTCATCAAGAAGATTTCTTAAAAGCTGGGCTTTATTTATAACTTTGGCAACAGGGAAAGCCTTCCTGCCAAGACGCAGAGTATTGCCAGAGGGAGATATCCTTATACTTTGCCATAAATCAGTATAAGCGCCCGTATATTTCACTGAAAAATCATTCTTCAAAAAGCATATTCTATCATTTTCAAAAGCCAGATACTCCCCGTGCATCCCCGGTTCAGTCAGAATCATTGAGCAACAGGAGCGTTTGTAAGTGTCAATTTTCGATTTCTTTTCGATCAGATAAGAGGTAAGTCCAAGTTTAGATGAAGTCGCAGCTGCCATCAAACCTGAGGGACCTGCGCCAATGATTATCAAATCCTTATGGTATTCCATTTTCAATTCACCGATATTAAATTTTTTTAACTTTTTAATAGATAGTCAATCAACAAATCAAGTCAAGACAAAGAATATTTTTTTATAAAATTTCTCTAAAAATCAGGAATTTTTCCGAGAATAAATAATCTGTAAAAACATATTTGGAATATGAATTCAAAAAATCATAAAAAGGATAAAAGAAGAACTAATCAATTTTTTAAAGTAAGTATTTGTATAACAATAATTTTCTTTATTCTATCCTCATTGGAAGGATATAAAGAATACAACCTTTCAAAAAGAAATCTCATCATAGAACTTCAGAATCATTTCCTTGCTTTTTTCATAAATCCTGCTCTCAACGAAATACAATCTATAAATAAGGATTCAAAAGCTAAAGAAAAACTTTATTTTCAACTTTCCAACTTCAATAGATGTGACCTCTGTCATTCAAAATTTTTAAATCAAAAATACAATGGGCTCTATGATAAATTAAAGGAATCAATAACAATTACTGTCCACTCACGGGAAAACGAATCTCTGCGCTTTTTATACAGCTATCCATTCTATTCAGAAGAAAAAGAAAGCAGAAAGGCAGATATACATAAAAGCAAGGGTATCAAAAATTTTTCAAATCCTGTCGTAACAAAATATGCCAAAATTAGTTTTGATGTATCGCTTCCAGTAAATTTCAATGGGAAGGAAAAGCTCATTCCCTATGTATTTTCCTTCGAATTTCCACAAAAAATCATCTCTGACTCAATTAAAAATGAAATCTTGAAAAAGGTAATTCTCAAAAATCTATATCTGTTGATATTAATCTTTTGCCTATGCGGAATATTTTATATTAGAGAAAAAAGGTCTCTGAAAAATATTTGTGAAAAAATCGATAATATCCGCAACAACAGCTACAGCAAACATAAAGAATATAAAATCCTCAATGACCACAAGGTAATAGAAGAAAGAATCGACAAACTCTATGAGGAATTTTCACAAAGAGAGGACAGAATAACAAAACAAAAGAAGGGACTTGAATATTTAAATCTTTTTCTCAATTCGCTAAGCCAAAGTTCCAATATAAAAGAGCAAATAGATAATTTTGCAAAATATATTTCACGCCTTGTGCATTTCAAAAGGGGGTGCCTGTTAATATTTGACGATTCACTAACTGAAGCCGTCAAATTTTATTCTTTTGACAATAAAGGCAATACTTTCAGATTTCCAAATAATTCAAAGATACGAATAGAACAAACATATTTCTGCGACTTTATGAATCAAAATACTTCAATAGTAAGAGAAGTATTGGCTGATTCTTCCAAAACATATGCAGAAGACATTTTTTTGGTATCTGAAAAGAAATGCACTCTTCTATATTCTCCACTTAAAAGCGAAAAGAAGTTAATTGGGTTTATAACGCTTTTATCAGAGGAAAAAGAATCATTCAGGGAAAAAAATATAAAATATATCGAATTTCTATGTCAAAATTTATCTATAAGCCTTTTAAACACACACCTATTGGAGTCTCTTAAGCAAAGCGAAACAGAGCTTTCGTCCATATTCAAAATTACAAGAATACTTGCTTCAAGCCTTGATTTGAGCGAAAGTTTCAAAGAATTAGAAAGAGAAATCAAAGGAGTAATTGATTTTGATATTTTTTCAATCACATTGCCTCATGAAAAAGAAAGGAAGAAAATAAAAGTATTAGGCGCAACCAAAAAACTTCCTTTCTATAAAGTAGATTCTAATTCCTTTGATAGGGAAAATACATCGATAGACATAGTCTTAGATACAGGACATCCTTATATTAGAAAAGATACTTCCAAAGAACATTGTTTTGCAGAAGATGTTCCATGTTTAAACAATGGTATCTTCTCCTATCTCATTTTTCCTGTTTGGAGCAAAGGTAAAAAAGTTGGGACAATGAATTTTTATCATAAAAAGAAAAACTCATATTCAGAACAGGATTTCAAACTTCTCAAACCAATTTCAGAACAAATAGGAGTGGCAATTGAAAACTCCGAGCTATTCAACACAATAAAGAAATCACAAGAGGAATGGGTTGCCACATTCGATTCAGTGAAGGACCACATCTGCATTATTGGACAAAATAATATTATCATCAAAGCAAACAAAAGTTTGGCTAATTTTCTGAATAAACATCCTCGAGAGCTTGTGGGAAAAAAATGTTACGATGTATTGTATCGCTCGAAAACATGTAGAGAACATTGCCCCCACAAAGAAATGATGAGAAGCGGAAAGACTGAGACAAGTGAAATGAAAGATGAAAGCGATAACAGAAATTTTCTGATTTCAGTGTCTCCTATATTTGATGAAGACGGCTCTATCAAAGGCGCCTTACATATTGCGCGCGATATAACCGAAGAAAAGAATCTGAAAGAACAATTGATACAAGCGGAAAAAATGGCGTCTATTGGTCAGCTTGTATCAGGTGTTGCACACGAATTAAATAATCCTCTGGCTGGAATCAATGCTTATTCTCAGCTCCTTTTGGAAGAGAAAATAGATGAATCTTTAAAATACAAGGTTGAAAGAATAAAGATTCAGTCAGAAAGGGCCGCAAAAATTGTCAGCAACCTCCTTGCCTTTGCAAGAAAAAAGAAACTTGAAAAAATAAAAACAGACATCAATGAAGTTATTTACAAGAGCATTGAACTTCAACAATATGAATTAGAAGCCAAGAAAGTAAATGTTGTAATCAACCTCGATGAAAATCTTCCCAAAGTTGAAGTGGACCCTCTGCAAATTCAACAAGTAATATTGAATCTTTTAGTCAATGCTGAACACTCAGTAATCGATGCAGGAAGAGAGAGAGGGATAATAAATGTTTCCTCATCTCTCATAAGAAAAAAAGAGAAAAATTTCATTCAAATATGCATTTCAGACAATGGGACAGGAATCAAAGAAAACATTTTGCACAAAATCTTCGATCCTTTCTTCACAACAAAAGAGGTAGGCAAGGGAACAGGATTGGGATTGTCAATAAGCTATGGAATTATAAAGGAGCATAATGGAAACATTTATGCGCAGAATAATGAGACTGGAGGAGCAAAATTTATAATAGAACTTCCGTCTTCCTCATCAGACACTCAATATAACGACAACATAATCGAATTTAAGTCACCCGTTAAGAGAGAAAAACCCAAAAGTGTTCTAATCGTTGATGATGAAGATGACCTTAGAGAATGTGTAAAGGAATATTTTAACAGAAAAAAATATCTTGTTTATGAAGCAAAAAACGGCATAGAGGCAGTTCAGACTATCAAAAAAGTCAAAAACTTCGATTATATAATCAGCGATATTCGTATGCCCGGTATTGGAGGAGAGGAATTATACAATCGAATATCCTCTGAATTCCCCAACCTTGCAAAGAAAATCCTCTTCATTACAGGCGACACTATAAATCATAAAACTATCAATTTTTTAAAAAATTCTTCCTGCCCCTATATATTAAAACCTTTCACCTTCGTAGAATTGGAAGACAATCTTCACAAGCTTTCAGCTTGATTCACACATTTGCTCTTTTAGAGTAAATTCACAGGGTCTACATCTATACTAATCATTACGCCTTTTTTTCTTGAAAATTCATTCTTCAAAATTTCATCCAGCGCCTTTTTTACAGCTTGGGGCTCATCGGTATATTTGATCAAAATTTGCCTCCTATATTTACCCCTTATTTTCCACCTCAATGGCTCTGCAGGGCCAAGAATTTGAACTGTTTTGGAAGAAATCTTTTCTTTCAAAACCGACTTGAAGGAAAGAGCAGTTTTTTTTACTTCTACCTGCCTTATGCCTGAAAAAGTAATATTTATAAGCTTTGAAAAGGGGGGATATTTGAATTTTTCCCTAAACAATATCTCCTTTTCATAAAAGGATTCATAATCATGATTTTTCAAAGCTTCAAGGACATAATTATCCGGTTGATAGGTTTGAATCAAACTTATACCCGGAAGATTGCTTCTTCCACATCTTCCTGAAACCTGAAGAAGAATCTGAAAAGCCCTTTCTGCAGCTCTAAAATCTGGAAAATTTAATTCTTGGTCGGCAGCTATCACGCCTACCAGCGTAACATTTGGATAATCATGGCCAAGTGAAAGCATCTGCGTTCCTACAAGGACATCAATCTCCCCTTTTTTAAATGTCTCTAATATTGCTGATAGTGATTTTTTCCCTGTCAACGCATCTTTATCAAAACGCTGAACCCTCTTTCCCTTCAATATTTCTTTGATTTCAGCTTCAAGCGATTCTGTGCCAATCCCTATGCCTTTTAATTTTTCTTTCTTACAAAGTGGACAAAGAGGCGGTTTTTTTGAAAGAGCACCACAATAATGGCAATGCAGCAAATTATCTGAGCGGTGAAGAACGAGTGAAACGGAACAGTCTCTGCATGTCAATATAGCCCCACAGGAATAACATTGAACGATTCGGTTGTATCCTCTTCTATTCAAAAAAAGAATTGCCTGCTCACTTCTTCTGCAGGATTCCTGAATCGTCTCTCTAAGCTCCTTAGATATGACTTTATTCTTCTCCCGTTTCATATCAATCAGTTTGACAATAGGCAGAGGAATCCCTGTAGCTCTTTCAGGCAAAGAAAGTATGCAGTATTCTCCTTTTTTTGCTTTATAATAAGATTCAATAGAAGGGCTTGCAGAGCCCAAAACAACAGGAATTGACTCGAATTCCGCTCTTTTGAGGGCTATCTCTCTTGCATCATAGTTTGGAATCTCTTCCTGCTTATAAGAGTCATCGTGCTCTTCATCTATTACTACAACGCCAAGATTTCCAATAGGAGCAAAGACCGCTGAACGAGTCCCAATGACAATTTGTGCCTTTCCATTATAAATTCTATACCACTCGTCATACCTTTCACCGTACGAAAGTGAACTATGAAGCACCGCAACTTTATCCCCGAAACGAGCTCTAAATCTTGATAGCATCTGGGGAGTAAGAGAAATCTCCGGGACAAGAAGCAGAGCATTTTTTCCCTTTGATAAAACATATTGTATCAACTGAAGATAAATCTCTGTCTTCCCGCTGCCTGTTATTCCATGGAGCAGAAAAACAGTACTTTTTGCCTTATCAATAGCTTCAATAATTTTTTGAAAGGCAATAGCTTGATAGGAGGTTAATTTTAAGGAAGTTTCGTGCTCTGTGCTGATTTCATAATCCGGTTTTCTATAAATCCGTATCTTATCCGTCTTAATAAATCCGGCTTTTTCCAAGCTTTTCAAGGAATTGTGTGTAATTCCTGTGATTTTTGATGCAATTGAAAATTCTACTCTTTCCTCTTTTTTAATTAGTTCAATGAGCTTTAACTGATTGCTTCCCAATTTTGCCCTATTTTCAGCTTCATCAAAATTTTCTCCTCTGCAAATAATGGTAGCCAATTTTTCTGATATTTTTGGCTTTCCGATTTTCTGGAAACTTTCGATAATTCCTTTTTCTCTGAGCTTTGATATGAGTGTATAAACATTTTTGAAGTTATACTTTTTTTTAAGACTCTTCACAGTAACCGCTTTCTTATCCTCAATAATATTCAACAATTCTTTTTCTTTGTCAGAAAGCAAAGGAAAATATTCATCAACTTTTATCTCCTCCTTTTTTGCAATTTTAAGTGAAGATGCAAAGTTGCTTCCGGGGGGGTATGCACAACGATAAAAAAAAGCAATAGGAGACAAAAAATATTCAGATGCCCAATGGCAGAGTCTTATCATATCATCAGAAATCAAAGGTTCTTCATCTATTACAAAGGATATTTCTTTGATTTGATAACCATTTGTATCTTTATTATCTAAAATCTCTTCAACATAACCCGTTATCTCTCTTTTGCCAAAGGGGACAAGTACTCTGCTTCCTCTTTTAATCTTGCCCAGCGATTCCTCGGAAATTGCGTAGGTATACAAATTTCTTGTATTAAACTCCACTGCTACGCGGATATATTTTAATGAATCATCCATTGGAAAATATAAGGTTGAAATACTAAAGTCATTATGAATCTGAGACGCCAAAAGTCAAGAAATGTAATGAAATTGCCGATTTCGTAGAATTTAAATGTCCTTGACATAGAAGGGCTTTTATCTTAATTATTTTTTAGAATAATGTATAATAGCTTGAATTATTTGGAGATAAATTTATGGAAATTTTTATTGATACTGCAAACATAACAGCAATAAAAGAAGCAAATGCCATAGGAATTTTAGATGGAGTTACCACGAATCCAACCTTAGTTGCCAAAGAAGGAAGGAATTACAATGAAGTTTTAAAAGAGATAGCGGCAGAAGTGGATGGTCCCATTAGTGCAGAAGCCGTAAGCAGTGATGCTGAAGGAATGGTAAAAGAGGGTGAAGAGTTTTCAAAAATACATAAAAACATTGTAATCAAGATACCTATGACGAAAGAGGGGATGAAGGCAGTAAAAATACTTTCATCCAAGAATATAAAAACCAATGTAACTTTAATCTTTTCACCATCGCAAGCCCTTCTTGCAGCAAAAGCAGGTGCAACCTATGTTTCTCCTTTTATCGGAAGATTAGATGACATAAGCCATGAAGGAGTTGAAATTATTAGACAAATAAGGATTATCTACGATAATTATGGGTTTGAAACAAAAATAATTGCAGCAAGCATCCGCCATCCCCTTCATGTAGTAGAGGTTGCAATGGCTGGTTGTGATGTTGCAACAATTCCACCTGATGTAATAAACAAGCTGTTTAATCATCCTCTCACTGAAAAAGGAATCAGGAAATTTTTGGAAGACTGGGAAAGCATTCCCAATAAATAGAGCAAACAAAGGAGCAGAAAAATGCCAGTTTATGAATACGAATGTCAGGATTGTAAAGAAGAGTTTGAGTATCTGCTTCTTTCCAAAGACAGCAAGATACACTGTCCAAAGTGCAATGGAGAGCATATAATAAAGAAGATGTCATTATGCGGTTTTGCTTCAGGAGATAAATTCACCTCTTCATCGCCGGGAGGAAGCGCTTGCAGTGGATGTACATCGACAAACTGTTCAACCTGTAAATAGAATAGCTATATAATCCAGTTGAAAGTCATAGAAGATATTATTCAATCAAAGCGATTAGAGGTAGAAAAGAGAAAGAAAGCAGTCCCTCTAAAAGGAATTGAAAAGCTCATAGATAAATGCAACCCTCTTTTTGGATTTTCTTCATCTCTCTCCTCTGAGAAGAGCAGATTTAGAATCATAGCTGAAATCAAACCTGCATCACCAAGCGCAGGAAACCTTGCGGAAGATATCGATGTTGTAAAAACCGTAAAAGAATATGAAAGAGGTGGCGCTGCTGCAATTTCTGTGCTGACAGAAGAAAAATTTTTCAAGGGCTCATTGAATATGCTTCATCTTGCCGCAAAAAGTTCAATTCTACCAATATTGAGAAAAGATTTTATAATAGATGAATATCAAATATACGAATCTCGGGCATATAGAGCAGATGCCATTCTTCTAATTGCCTCTCAATTGACTGTTAGACAGCTTGAAGATTTTAGACTCAAAGCAGAATCTATGGGTATGGATGCATTGGTTGAGGTACATAACAAGAGCGAGATAGATATGGCTCTTGAAGCAGGTGCCAAGATAATAGGAATCAACAATAGAAATCTACATACTCTCAAAACGGATATTTCTGTCACTGAAAAATTGATTCAATATATTCCGTCAGACAGGATTGTGGTAAGTGAAAGTGGAATAAAGACTAAAGACGATATTTTAAGATTAGAAAAATGCGGTGTAAGGGCTTTTCTTATTGGTGAATTACTGATGCTTTCAGAAAACAAAGAAGAGATTTTAAAAGAATTTTGTAATTGATTAAAGCATATTTCCTAAAGGGCGTTTTCCCCTTTTTCCCCTGTCCTTATCCTAACGGCTTCCTCCACAGGAATGATGAAAATTTTCCCATCACCGATTCTGCCTGTTTGGGCAGACGATGTGATTACATTTACAATTTCATCTACCATTTCATCCTTTGCCACGATTTCAATTTTAACCTTCGGAAGAAAATCCACAACATACTCTGCGCCTCTATAAAGCTCTGTATGACCCTTTTGTCTGCCAAATCCTTTTACTTCAGTAACTGTAATGCCTTTTACTCCTATTTTTCCCAAATTTTCTTTTACTTCATCTAATTTGAAGGGTTTGATAATCGCTTCAATCTTTTTCATTTAAAATCCTTCCTTTTGCGAAGGTTTCAAAAAAAATATTATTTTTTATTTTACACTATTTAGTTTTCAAAATCAGCTCTATAAAATCTTTTTTTACCAACCTGAATCAACACCTTGCCTTTTGCCGGAAGAGACAGATTGACATCATTTATCTTATTGCCTTCTATTCTCACAGCACCTTCTGTTATTTTCCTTCTTGCTTCTGAAGTGGAAGATACTGCTTTTATCTCCTTCAATAATCTGCAAATCCATATATCTCCATCGTCACACTTTACTTTTATTTCGTCAATTGCCTGAGGAATCTTCCTTTCCCTAAATTGTCTTACAAATTCTTCTTCAGCAAATTTTGCGTCTTTTTCACTATGAAAACGGGCAACAATCATATAAGCCAAGTGTTGTTTTGCTTCCATTGGATGAAGAGAACCATTATTAATCTTCAATTTCAATTCTTCTATTTCGCTTTGCCTCATATCTGTAAGAAGTTCGTAATAACGAAGCATCAATTCATCCGTTATGGACATAATCTTCCCATACATCTCCTTTGGCGGCTCAGTAATACCCACATAGTTGTTCAAACTTTTGCTCATT includes the following:
- a CDS encoding TetR/AcrR family transcriptional regulator gives rise to the protein MKPKKEKIIDSALKLFAEKGFHETRTADLARDANVGEGTIYHYFRSKEELFLRAFEQKMKGFVGKFLKSIGKCKTPNEKIKKIIEFHFREIEANKTLFKIVFQELPEKVDALMRPEYGQTGIIYETTKKIIKEGKESGIFDSSIDEDLVVRAMFGMIREICRSRLLGHNVMPLKKVTNFAEEMSMRLIMKNNNLH
- a CDS encoding NAD(P)/FAD-dependent oxidoreductase, with the protein product MEYHKDLIIIGAGPSGLMAAATSSKLGLTSYLIEKKSKIDTYKRSCCSMILTEPGMHGEYLAFENDRICFLKNDFSVKYTGAYTDLWQSIRISPSGNTLRLGRKAFPVAKVINKAQLLRNLLDEIDESLVEILTSTVAGNLEEEDDGVIVSVVEKGRRFKLRAKLCLVCDGVNSHIVDILGLNRNRKHFFTSKVVSYVLDKTKIPYPNSWITFMGRSASPTGAIYMLPKPIGEDGKILYEISQGLPLIGEKNYSAKALLDNFIENSHFSEWFEDAEIIDVHGTTHIMRSPIRKPFLKRTIFVGDSAAFMEVDNQGALMCGFNAAKAAQKELEGEKGFDEYYQFWNTHFEFNDESLLSPIIKGFGFSAFSDDEIDYLFSLTQDTLYSGYVNHFTVGRVILNIFLEKLPQIEKEKPEIAKKLKSFVEKINS
- a CDS encoding response regulator, producing MNSKNHKKDKRRTNQFFKVSICITIIFFILSSLEGYKEYNLSKRNLIIELQNHFLAFFINPALNEIQSINKDSKAKEKLYFQLSNFNRCDLCHSKFLNQKYNGLYDKLKESITITVHSRENESLRFLYSYPFYSEEKESRKADIHKSKGIKNFSNPVVTKYAKISFDVSLPVNFNGKEKLIPYVFSFEFPQKIISDSIKNEILKKVILKNLYLLILIFCLCGIFYIREKRSLKNICEKIDNIRNNSYSKHKEYKILNDHKVIEERIDKLYEEFSQREDRITKQKKGLEYLNLFLNSLSQSSNIKEQIDNFAKYISRLVHFKRGCLLIFDDSLTEAVKFYSFDNKGNTFRFPNNSKIRIEQTYFCDFMNQNTSIVREVLADSSKTYAEDIFLVSEKKCTLLYSPLKSEKKLIGFITLLSEEKESFREKNIKYIEFLCQNLSISLLNTHLLESLKQSETELSSIFKITRILASSLDLSESFKELEREIKGVIDFDIFSITLPHEKERKKIKVLGATKKLPFYKVDSNSFDRENTSIDIVLDTGHPYIRKDTSKEHCFAEDVPCLNNGIFSYLIFPVWSKGKKVGTMNFYHKKKNSYSEQDFKLLKPISEQIGVAIENSELFNTIKKSQEEWVATFDSVKDHICIIGQNNIIIKANKSLANFLNKHPRELVGKKCYDVLYRSKTCREHCPHKEMMRSGKTETSEMKDESDNRNFLISVSPIFDEDGSIKGALHIARDITEEKNLKEQLIQAEKMASIGQLVSGVAHELNNPLAGINAYSQLLLEEKIDESLKYKVERIKIQSERAAKIVSNLLAFARKKKLEKIKTDINEVIYKSIELQQYELEAKKVNVVINLDENLPKVEVDPLQIQQVILNLLVNAEHSVIDAGRERGIINVSSSLIRKKEKNFIQICISDNGTGIKENILHKIFDPFFTTKEVGKGTGLGLSISYGIIKEHNGNIYAQNNETGGAKFIIELPSSSSDTQYNDNIIEFKSPVKREKPKSVLIVDDEDDLRECVKEYFNRKKYLVYEAKNGIEAVQTIKKVKNFDYIISDIRMPGIGGEELYNRISSEFPNLAKKILFITGDTINHKTINFLKNSSCPYILKPFTFVELEDNLHKLSA
- the priA gene encoding primosomal protein N' yields the protein MDDSLKYIRVAVEFNTRNLYTYAISEESLGKIKRGSRVLVPFGKREITGYVEEILDNKDTNGYQIKEISFVIDEEPLISDDMIRLCHWASEYFLSPIAFFYRCAYPPGSNFASSLKIAKKEEIKVDEYFPLLSDKEKELLNIIEDKKAVTVKSLKKKYNFKNVYTLISKLREKGIIESFQKIGKPKISEKLATIICRGENFDEAENRAKLGSNQLKLIELIKKEERVEFSIASKITGITHNSLKSLEKAGFIKTDKIRIYRKPDYEISTEHETSLKLTSYQAIAFQKIIEAIDKAKSTVFLLHGITGSGKTEIYLQLIQYVLSKGKNALLLVPEISLTPQMLSRFRARFGDKVAVLHSSLSYGERYDEWYRIYNGKAQIVIGTRSAVFAPIGNLGVVVIDEEHDDSYKQEEIPNYDAREIALKRAEFESIPVVLGSASPSIESYYKAKKGEYCILSLPERATGIPLPIVKLIDMKREKNKVISKELRETIQESCRRSEQAILFLNRRGYNRIVQCYSCGAILTCRDCSVSLVLHRSDNLLHCHYCGALSKKPPLCPLCKKEKLKGIGIGTESLEAEIKEILKGKRVQRFDKDALTGKKSLSAILETFKKGEIDVLVGTQMLSLGHDYPNVTLVGVIAADQELNFPDFRAAERAFQILLQVSGRCGRSNLPGISLIQTYQPDNYVLEALKNHDYESFYEKEILFREKFKYPPFSKLINITFSGIRQVEVKKTALSFKSVLKEKISSKTVQILGPAEPLRWKIRGKYRRQILIKYTDEPQAVKKALDEILKNEFSRKKGVMISIDVDPVNLL
- the fsa gene encoding fructose-6-phosphate aldolase produces the protein MEIFIDTANITAIKEANAIGILDGVTTNPTLVAKEGRNYNEVLKEIAAEVDGPISAEAVSSDAEGMVKEGEEFSKIHKNIVIKIPMTKEGMKAVKILSSKNIKTNVTLIFSPSQALLAAKAGATYVSPFIGRLDDISHEGVEIIRQIRIIYDNYGFETKIIAASIRHPLHVVEVAMAGCDVATIPPDVINKLFNHPLTEKGIRKFLEDWESIPNK
- a CDS encoding zinc ribbon domain-containing protein, which codes for MPVYEYECQDCKEEFEYLLLSKDSKIHCPKCNGEHIIKKMSLCGFASGDKFTSSSPGGSACSGCTSTNCSTCK
- the trpC gene encoding indole-3-glycerol phosphate synthase TrpC yields the protein MEDIIQSKRLEVEKRKKAVPLKGIEKLIDKCNPLFGFSSSLSSEKSRFRIIAEIKPASPSAGNLAEDIDVVKTVKEYERGGAAAISVLTEEKFFKGSLNMLHLAAKSSILPILRKDFIIDEYQIYESRAYRADAILLIASQLTVRQLEDFRLKAESMGMDALVEVHNKSEIDMALEAGAKIIGINNRNLHTLKTDISVTEKLIQYIPSDRIVVSESGIKTKDDILRLEKCGVRAFLIGELLMLSENKEEILKEFCN
- a CDS encoding P-II family nitrogen regulator, whose product is MKKIEAIIKPFKLDEVKENLGKIGVKGITVTEVKGFGRQKGHTELYRGAEYVVDFLPKVKIEIVAKDEMVDEIVNVITSSAQTGRIGDGKIFIIPVEEAVRIRTGEKGENAL